The sequence tgagaacaccaaaaagaaatcgactcggaatcagcctcgttttgcttttcaaaacgagtcggaattcagaacaggcctgaataacTTGTCGCTTTATACCTCAGAGCAAATTTAAGCCGagctttttttccaatttttggtgTGCTTTTTAGTTTTCCCAACAAATTGGGTGACATAAGGTCCAACCACCAATTCAAATGGCGACCAAGTGAATTGAAGATATGAATATATGATATGTTtacaacgtcaaatttcaaatggttacaatGTGAACGATATTGATATATTGACctttccgaaatggtcataaaATCAACTCATTTTTTCTCCAGTGGGAGGAAATTTGATCCCTTGACGAATTAAATAGCttgaaattttaaagttaaagctagtTTTTgcttagacattttttttacaattaacTCTAGTATAAATTTTTAACACAAGAAAATAGTTTACAATTCGTTATTTTAGTTTTCCCCTGCAAACTTCTCTCCCACCCGTTTCATCGTTTCCATCATTGCTGCGGAAATATGTTCATAAAAACGATTAATTTTCTCACTAAATTGTTGAAAGTGTTCTCTTAATTTTTCTCTCCATTGTGTCATCTCACTTTCATTAAACTCAGCCAAATCATCGTATTCGGTTTGACGCTTGCGACGACcatttgattttttcgatttcgTCTTTTTCGCTTTCTTAGCTTTTGCAGCTTTACGTGCCTTCAGGCGTGCCATGCGGCGCCGTGCTTCTTCAACAATTTCTTCACCACCAGCATCCGTACTACCACTATTGCTGCCACCAGAATGACACGGCGCATGCATATTACGTAATAGATTTTTGAATGATGTTTTTGGTCCGCTTGCGGCGTACTCTTCACTTTCAATCGATCGTCTGCGTCGACGTTCTTCCTCATCTGAATCTTCGTCGCCCATATCAACTTTTGATTTGGAATGCATACCAAAACCTGGCATTTGAAAGGCAAAATCTCTGCGTGCTGCAACGCCATTCTGAAATAGTTCAGCTACTTGATTTTCCACGCCTAAATCGCTTACTGCAGCTTCGTTAAAGAAGTTCTATGTAGAAGTGTAAATCGGAACTCAGTTGTATTATTCTTGGATTGTCCTGCGCTTACCTGTGGGTTGGGTGCTGCTGTAGTTGTTGTATACAAAAAGAAACACCAAAGACATATTGTTGTGAGCATGGCTCTCGTGGGCCACGAAAAGCCTCTATTATTCAATTTGAAATACTTAAGTTCCTTCGACGCGTTATGGCTGCTCCGGAGCTACTAATGGTTTTTCACATTTATTTAAGAGTTTTAAAGTTCACCAAGGTGGAACGATTTTCCAATATGAAACGTAATATTTTATCATAATCGCAAGCATTCAATCGCGCTTAAGTTTATATTCGTTCATGTATGTGCTTTTGCATATACATATGGGTGCATTTAGGAATGCATGTGGGGACCAACAAATGTTCCCATGTCACCTTGTTGTAAGAGGTGAACTCCGGACTTTATTTtcgattttatttaaattaagtaGATGGGTAGCTTAATACATTGACTATGCTGTGTGATACTACTTTTTCCGGTTAGAGAAATGGTAGGTAGTTATAAAGCACCAATTTCAAGCTCAGGGTCTTAATTTCCGCTAAGCTGTCCGAGTAGGTTATAATTTCTTTAACCAGAGCATCTTATTCATCTCAACCTTAATC is a genomic window of Eurosta solidaginis isolate ZX-2024a chromosome 4, ASM4086904v1, whole genome shotgun sequence containing:
- the LOC137251180 gene encoding uncharacterized protein is translated as MLTTICLWCFFLYTTTTAAPNPQNFFNEAAVSDLGVENQVAELFQNGVAARRDFAFQMPGFGMHSKSKVDMGDEDSDEEERRRRRSIESEEYAASGPKTSFKNLLRNMHAPCHSGGSNSGSTDAGGEEIVEEARRRMARLKARKAAKAKKAKKTKSKKSNGRRKRQTEYDDLAEFNESEMTQWREKLREHFQQFSEKINRFYEHISAAMMETMKRVGEKFAGEN